The proteins below come from a single Streptomyces tubercidicus genomic window:
- a CDS encoding discoidin domain-containing protein: MHPSPQHPVDRPPQPPGERAPRPVAPRSRKLVAPLLATALIAVLAPVSASASAPVPAPEPAEAAQGPCLKGDGWTATSTKIDPKDSHHAYVGNGYLGQRVPPNGTGYAAPGGTTGWPLKTPEYDGSFVSGLYAKGPKDLKGRQAIAAIPTWTTLDVATGGAHPDTFTSATEPGRISNYRQTLSLRCGFVRTSLTWTAADGRATDLVYDVLADRTDAHTGAVRLRMTPHWSGAATVTDSLDGRGARRMTPSGDGATTGGRQTGGKEAGGGGKETGGKESAGKESAGKESGGKEAGGKEAGAAGTGRTMDVGFRTDGTKTEGAVASTLRAGPGVRANPPGPAARQDKLSNRQRVSFPVRSGRSYELTKYVGVDTALTSRSPRADADAASRRAADRGWDALFARHSAAWQRLWRSDIEVKGRRDLQAWVRSAQYGLLANTRAGNRNSIGPTGLTSDNYAGEIFWDAETWMYPGLLAAHPALARSIVDYRYKTRAGAAANARKLGYDGLFYSWTSGSKGDLWTECHSWDPPHCKTQNHLMGDISLATWQYYLATKDTAWLKSRGWPVLKGIAEFWASRATRNTDGSYSVKNVAGPDEYSNGVNDAVFTNAGAATALRHAARVATILGEKAPASWKTIADKLRIPYDSKKKIFEQYAGYKGTTIKQADTVLLMYPLEWPMSQTQAARTLDFYAGHTDPDGPAMTDSVHAIDAAGIGEAGCSTYTYLLRSIKPFVRGPFNEFSEARGDKAGADDPHAGKPAQDFLTGKGGFLQTFTHGLTGLRLREDRVRLDPMLPPQLSDGVTLRGLHWQGRTYDVAIGAHQTTVRLTAGAPMRIESPEGEKIVSRGVPAVLKTRRPDLAATSNAARCTTATATSEEPGLYAGAAVDGNATTAWVPDAATGTLTVDLGRTTSVGQITPHWNGTRPKSFNVQVSRDGKHWTGTGYAGRTPARYVRVTVTGDTSPLADGKPKPHPGISELTVERAKDLTAERGK, encoded by the coding sequence ATGCACCCTTCGCCACAGCACCCCGTGGACCGGCCGCCGCAGCCCCCCGGGGAACGCGCTCCCCGCCCCGTGGCACCGCGCTCCCGCAAGCTGGTCGCCCCCCTTCTCGCCACCGCTCTGATCGCGGTGCTCGCACCCGTCTCGGCCTCCGCCTCGGCGCCCGTCCCGGCGCCGGAACCGGCCGAGGCCGCGCAGGGGCCCTGCCTGAAGGGCGACGGCTGGACCGCCACCTCCACCAAGATCGACCCCAAGGACAGCCACCACGCCTACGTCGGCAACGGATACCTCGGACAGCGGGTGCCCCCCAACGGCACCGGCTATGCGGCACCCGGCGGCACGACCGGCTGGCCGCTGAAGACCCCCGAATACGACGGCTCCTTCGTCTCCGGGCTCTACGCCAAGGGGCCCAAGGACCTCAAGGGCCGGCAGGCGATCGCCGCGATCCCCACCTGGACCACCCTCGATGTCGCCACCGGCGGCGCGCACCCCGACACCTTCACCTCGGCCACCGAGCCCGGCCGGATCTCGAACTACCGCCAGACGCTCTCCCTGCGCTGCGGATTCGTCCGTACGTCGCTGACCTGGACCGCCGCCGACGGCCGCGCCACCGATCTGGTCTACGACGTGCTCGCCGACCGCACCGACGCGCACACCGGAGCCGTACGCCTGCGGATGACGCCCCACTGGAGCGGCGCGGCCACGGTCACCGACAGCCTCGACGGCCGTGGCGCCCGCCGTATGACGCCGTCCGGGGACGGGGCCACCACCGGGGGCCGGCAGACCGGCGGCAAGGAAGCCGGTGGTGGCGGCAAGGAAACCGGCGGCAAGGAGAGCGCAGGTAAGGAGAGCGCAGGTAAGGAGAGCGGCGGCAAGGAAGCGGGTGGCAAGGAGGCCGGAGCCGCCGGAACCGGCCGCACCATGGACGTCGGTTTCCGCACGGACGGGACGAAGACCGAGGGCGCGGTGGCCTCCACCCTGCGCGCCGGGCCCGGCGTACGCGCCAACCCGCCCGGCCCGGCGGCCCGCCAGGACAAGCTGAGCAACCGGCAGCGGGTGTCCTTCCCGGTCCGCAGCGGCCGCTCGTACGAACTCACCAAGTACGTCGGCGTGGACACCGCACTCACCTCCCGCTCCCCGCGCGCCGACGCCGACGCCGCCTCGCGCCGGGCCGCCGACCGCGGCTGGGACGCCCTGTTCGCCCGGCACAGCGCCGCCTGGCAGCGGCTGTGGCGCAGCGACATCGAGGTCAAGGGCCGCCGCGATCTGCAGGCATGGGTCCGCTCGGCGCAGTACGGACTGCTGGCCAACACCCGCGCCGGCAATCGCAACAGCATCGGCCCCACCGGCCTGACCAGCGACAACTACGCCGGTGAGATCTTCTGGGACGCCGAGACCTGGATGTACCCGGGCCTGCTCGCCGCCCACCCCGCACTCGCCAGGTCGATCGTCGACTACCGCTACAAGACCCGCGCCGGGGCCGCCGCCAACGCCCGGAAGCTCGGCTACGACGGGCTGTTCTACTCCTGGACCAGCGGCAGCAAGGGCGATCTGTGGACGGAGTGCCACAGCTGGGACCCGCCGCACTGCAAGACCCAGAACCACCTCATGGGCGATATCTCCCTGGCCACCTGGCAGTACTACCTCGCCACCAAGGACACCGCCTGGCTGAAGTCCCGCGGCTGGCCGGTCCTCAAGGGCATCGCCGAATTCTGGGCCTCACGGGCCACCCGTAACACCGACGGCAGCTACTCCGTCAAGAACGTCGCCGGGCCCGACGAGTACAGCAACGGCGTCAACGACGCGGTGTTCACCAACGCCGGGGCCGCCACCGCGCTGCGGCACGCCGCCCGGGTCGCCACGATCCTCGGCGAAAAGGCACCGGCCTCCTGGAAGACCATCGCCGACAAGCTGCGCATCCCCTACGACAGCAAGAAGAAGATCTTCGAGCAGTACGCCGGGTACAAGGGCACCACCATCAAGCAGGCCGACACCGTGCTGCTGATGTACCCGCTGGAATGGCCGATGTCCCAGACACAGGCCGCCCGCACGCTGGACTTCTACGCCGGGCACACCGACCCGGACGGCCCGGCCATGACGGACTCGGTGCACGCCATCGACGCGGCCGGCATCGGCGAGGCCGGCTGCTCCACGTACACCTATCTGCTGCGGTCCATCAAGCCGTTCGTCCGCGGCCCGTTCAACGAGTTCTCCGAGGCGCGCGGCGACAAGGCCGGGGCCGACGACCCGCACGCCGGTAAGCCCGCCCAGGACTTCCTCACCGGTAAGGGCGGCTTCCTGCAGACCTTCACCCACGGGCTGACGGGGCTGCGGCTGCGCGAGGACCGGGTCCGGCTCGACCCGATGCTGCCGCCGCAGCTCTCCGACGGCGTCACCCTGCGCGGTCTGCACTGGCAGGGACGGACCTACGACGTCGCGATCGGCGCGCACCAGACCACCGTGCGGCTGACCGCCGGTGCGCCGATGCGGATCGAGTCGCCGGAGGGCGAGAAGATCGTCAGCCGGGGCGTGCCCGCGGTCCTCAAGACCCGCCGCCCGGATCTGGCGGCGACCTCGAACGCGGCCCGCTGCACCACGGCCACCGCGACCTCGGAGGAGCCCGGTCTCTACGCGGGCGCCGCGGTGGACGGCAACGCCACCACGGCCTGGGTGCCCGACGCCGCCACCGGCACTCTCACCGTCGACCTCGGCCGGACCACCTCCGTCGGCCAGATCACCCCGCACTGGAACGGGACCCGGCCCAAGTCCTTCAACGTCCAGGTCTCCCGGGACGGGAAGCACTGGACGGGGACCGGATACGCGGGCCGCACCCCGGCCCGGTACGTACGGGTCACGGTGACCGGCGACACGTCGCCGTTGGCCGACGGCAAGCCCAAGCCGCATCCGGGGATCTCGGAGCTCACGGTGGAGCGGGCGAAGGACCTGACGGCGGAGCGGGGGAAGTAG
- a CDS encoding ABC transporter ATP-binding protein, giving the protein MSTGGRHRVAGTDTERAGWARRLTRDCWQYRKDVLLALGSSLVGMAVLALVPLVPKLIIDDVIVRHERSIGPWAALLVVAAVVVYVLTYVRRFYGGRLALDVQHDLRTRMFGSIARLDGRRQDELSTGQVVGRATSDLQLIQSLLFMLPMMIGNVLLFAVSLAVMAVLSPLLTVVALAVAPALWFIAKRSRARLFPATWYAQGQAAAVAGVVDGAVTGVRVVKGFGQEDQETGKLREVSRRLFAGRLRTVRLNARYTPALQAVPALGQVAMLALGGWMATQGQVTLGTFVAFSTYLAQLVGPVRMLAMMLTVGQQARAGVERVYELIDTEPSIAERPDAHELPADAPATVEFDGVTFGYAPLHEGEGEGDGEDAGAGAGDGAGAGNGAGSGPAARPVRPVLEDFSLRIEAGETVAVVGTSGSGKSTVSLLLPRFYDVSAGRVLVGGHDVRDLTLESLRAAIGLVPESSFLFSDSVRDNIAYGHPDATDAQVRAAARAAQADGFISELPEGYDTKVGEQGLTLSGGQRQRVALARAILTDPRLLVLDDATSAVDARVEHEIHEALRGVMAGRTTLLIAHRASTLALADRIAVLDGGRLVDLGTQEELEDRCPLYRRLLTDPEELGGVERDPAGELAGAFDGEFADGGLRERDPAADTDGPDGVRSGAAGRPGADGTITPELWVRREQEAEAGGAGMAARAAAAAGPGIGAAMAGLPATPELLAQVAALPPATDTPDVDEDRAVRPEGSYGLRRLLHGFGGPLAFALALVTVDALAGLLLPVLIRQGIDEGVRRGALIGVWTAAVIALVVVLAQWAAQIGGNRMTGRIGERILYSLRLKIFAQLQRLGLDYYERELTGKIMTRMTTDVDALSTFLQTGLVTALVSMLTFFGILVALLAIDLQLALVVFATLPPLIIGTYFFRKQSVRAYELARERISVVNGDLQESVAGLRIVQAFRREGQGAERFAARSDDYRRARVRGQFLISVYFPFVQLLSSVAAALVLIVGAGRVGSGTLTAGALVAYLLYIDLFFAPVQQLSQVFDGYQQASVSLGRIQELLREPTTTPAVERPRAVPALRGAITFDDVHFHYGGQGEEPALAGVALTIPAGQTVAFVGETGAGKSTLVKLVARYYDPSSGAVRVDGTDLRELDLTGYRRRLGVVPQESYLFAGTVRDAIAYGRPDATDAEVEAAARAVGAHPMIATLDGGYLHEVAERGRNLSAGQRQLLALARAELVDPDVLLLDEATASLDLATEAVVNQATDRLVGRRTTLVVAHRLTTAARADRVVVLDQGRIVEDGSHAQLLAHDGRYAELWRTFTGEEEELAA; this is encoded by the coding sequence ATGTCGACGGGCGGGAGGCACCGGGTGGCGGGGACGGACACGGAACGAGCGGGCTGGGCGCGGCGGCTGACCCGCGACTGCTGGCAGTACCGGAAAGACGTGCTGCTCGCGCTCGGCTCCTCGCTCGTCGGGATGGCCGTATTGGCCCTGGTCCCGCTGGTACCGAAGCTGATCATCGACGATGTGATCGTCCGGCACGAGCGCTCCATCGGCCCCTGGGCCGCCCTGCTGGTCGTGGCCGCGGTCGTGGTCTACGTCCTCACCTACGTCCGCCGCTTCTACGGCGGCCGGCTCGCCCTGGACGTCCAGCACGATCTGCGGACCCGGATGTTCGGCTCGATCGCCCGGCTCGACGGGCGGCGGCAGGACGAGCTGAGCACCGGCCAGGTGGTCGGCCGCGCCACCAGCGACCTCCAGCTGATCCAGAGCCTGCTGTTCATGCTCCCGATGATGATCGGGAACGTGCTGCTGTTCGCGGTCTCGCTGGCCGTGATGGCGGTGCTGTCGCCGCTGCTCACCGTCGTCGCGCTGGCTGTCGCCCCCGCCCTGTGGTTCATCGCCAAGCGCAGCCGCGCCCGCCTCTTTCCCGCGACCTGGTACGCCCAGGGGCAGGCGGCCGCGGTGGCCGGTGTGGTGGACGGCGCGGTCACCGGTGTCCGGGTGGTCAAGGGCTTCGGGCAGGAGGACCAGGAGACCGGGAAGCTGCGCGAGGTCAGCCGCCGGCTGTTCGCCGGGCGGCTGCGCACGGTCCGGCTCAACGCCCGTTACACCCCCGCCCTGCAGGCCGTCCCCGCGCTCGGCCAGGTCGCGATGCTGGCCCTCGGCGGCTGGATGGCCACGCAGGGGCAGGTCACCCTGGGCACCTTCGTCGCCTTCTCCACCTACCTGGCGCAGCTGGTCGGCCCGGTCCGGATGCTGGCGATGATGCTGACCGTCGGCCAGCAGGCACGGGCCGGTGTGGAGCGGGTCTACGAGCTGATCGACACCGAGCCGTCGATCGCCGAGCGGCCGGACGCCCATGAACTGCCCGCCGACGCCCCGGCGACCGTCGAGTTCGACGGGGTGACGTTCGGGTACGCGCCGCTGCACGAGGGCGAGGGCGAGGGCGACGGCGAGGATGCCGGGGCGGGCGCGGGTGACGGTGCGGGCGCGGGGAACGGCGCGGGATCCGGCCCGGCCGCACGGCCCGTCCGTCCCGTCCTGGAGGACTTCTCGCTGCGCATCGAGGCCGGTGAGACCGTCGCCGTGGTCGGCACGTCCGGCAGCGGCAAGTCCACGGTCTCGCTGCTGCTGCCGCGCTTCTACGACGTCTCCGCGGGCCGGGTCCTGGTGGGCGGCCACGATGTGCGCGACCTGACCCTGGAGTCGTTGCGGGCCGCCATCGGCCTGGTCCCGGAGAGCAGCTTCCTGTTCTCCGACTCCGTCCGCGACAACATCGCCTATGGCCACCCGGACGCCACCGACGCGCAGGTGCGCGCCGCGGCCCGCGCCGCCCAGGCCGACGGCTTCATTTCCGAGCTTCCCGAGGGCTATGACACCAAGGTCGGCGAGCAGGGGCTGACCCTGTCCGGCGGCCAGCGCCAGCGCGTCGCCCTGGCTCGCGCCATCCTCACCGACCCCCGGCTGCTGGTCCTGGACGATGCGACCTCGGCGGTCGACGCCCGGGTCGAGCACGAGATCCACGAGGCGCTGCGCGGCGTCATGGCGGGCCGTACGACCCTGCTCATCGCCCACCGCGCCTCCACCCTGGCGCTCGCCGACCGGATCGCCGTCCTCGACGGCGGGCGGCTGGTCGACCTCGGCACCCAGGAGGAGCTGGAGGACCGCTGTCCGCTCTACCGCAGGCTGCTGACCGACCCGGAGGAGCTGGGCGGCGTCGAGCGGGACCCGGCCGGGGAGCTGGCGGGTGCCTTCGACGGTGAGTTCGCCGACGGTGGACTGCGGGAACGGGACCCGGCAGCGGACACCGACGGGCCCGACGGGGTCCGGTCCGGTGCGGCGGGCCGTCCCGGGGCGGACGGCACGATCACCCCCGAACTGTGGGTCCGCCGGGAGCAGGAGGCCGAGGCGGGCGGGGCCGGGATGGCGGCCCGTGCGGCAGCCGCGGCCGGGCCCGGCATCGGCGCCGCGATGGCCGGACTGCCCGCGACACCCGAACTCCTCGCCCAGGTCGCCGCGCTGCCGCCCGCCACGGACACCCCGGACGTCGACGAGGACCGGGCCGTGCGCCCCGAGGGCTCCTACGGCCTGCGCCGCCTTCTGCACGGCTTCGGCGGGCCGCTGGCCTTCGCGCTGGCTCTGGTCACCGTGGACGCCCTCGCCGGGCTGCTGCTGCCGGTGCTGATCCGGCAGGGCATCGACGAGGGCGTCCGCCGTGGCGCGCTGATCGGTGTCTGGACGGCCGCTGTCATCGCCCTGGTCGTGGTCCTGGCCCAGTGGGCCGCGCAGATCGGCGGCAACCGCATGACCGGACGCATCGGCGAACGGATCCTCTACTCCCTCCGGCTCAAGATCTTCGCGCAGCTGCAGCGCCTCGGGCTCGACTACTACGAGCGCGAGCTGACCGGCAAGATCATGACGAGGATGACCACGGACGTGGACGCGCTGTCCACGTTCCTGCAGACCGGCCTGGTCACCGCCCTGGTCTCGATGCTGACCTTCTTCGGCATACTCGTCGCCCTGCTGGCCATCGACCTCCAGCTGGCCCTGGTCGTCTTCGCCACCCTCCCGCCGCTGATCATCGGCACGTACTTCTTCCGCAAGCAGAGCGTGCGGGCGTACGAGCTGGCGCGCGAGCGGATCAGCGTCGTCAACGGCGACCTCCAGGAGAGCGTGGCCGGACTGCGGATCGTGCAGGCGTTCCGGCGCGAGGGGCAGGGCGCGGAGCGGTTCGCCGCCCGCAGCGACGACTACCGCCGGGCCCGGGTCCGCGGCCAGTTCCTGATATCCGTCTACTTCCCGTTCGTCCAGCTGCTGTCGTCCGTGGCGGCGGCCCTGGTGCTGATCGTCGGCGCCGGCCGGGTCGGCTCCGGAACCCTCACCGCCGGTGCGCTGGTCGCCTACCTGCTCTACATCGATCTGTTCTTCGCCCCGGTCCAGCAGCTCTCCCAGGTCTTCGACGGCTACCAGCAGGCGTCCGTCTCGCTCGGCCGGATCCAGGAGCTGCTGCGCGAGCCGACGACCACCCCGGCCGTCGAGCGGCCCCGCGCGGTGCCCGCCCTGCGCGGCGCCATCACCTTCGACGATGTGCACTTCCACTACGGCGGCCAGGGGGAGGAGCCGGCGCTGGCCGGTGTCGCGCTGACCATCCCGGCCGGCCAGACCGTCGCCTTCGTCGGCGAGACCGGCGCGGGCAAGTCCACCCTGGTCAAGCTGGTCGCGCGGTACTACGACCCGTCCTCGGGCGCGGTCCGGGTCGACGGCACCGATCTGCGCGAACTGGACCTGACCGGCTACCGCCGCCGCCTCGGCGTCGTCCCCCAGGAGTCCTACCTCTTCGCCGGGACGGTCCGGGACGCCATCGCCTACGGCCGCCCGGACGCCACCGACGCCGAGGTGGAGGCCGCCGCGCGGGCCGTCGGCGCCCACCCGATGATCGCCACCCTGGACGGCGGCTACCTCCACGAGGTCGCCGAGCGCGGCCGCAACCTCTCGGCCGGCCAGCGGCAGCTGCTGGCGCTGGCCCGCGCCGAACTCGTCGACCCGGATGTGCTGTTGCTCGACGAGGCCACCGCGTCCCTGGACCTGGCCACCGAAGCGGTCGTCAACCAGGCCACCGACCGGCTCGTCGGCCGCCGCACCACCCTCGTCGTCGCCCACCGGCTGACCACCGCGGCCCGCGCGGACCGGGTCGTGGTGCTCGACCAGGGCCGCATAGTCGAGGACGGCAGCCATGCCCAGCTCCTCGCCCACGACGGCCGCTATGCGGAGCTGTGGCGCACCTTCACGGGCGAGGAGGAGGAACTGGCGGCCTGA